In one Nicotiana sylvestris chromosome 8, ASM39365v2, whole genome shotgun sequence genomic region, the following are encoded:
- the LOC138875934 gene encoding uncharacterized protein yields the protein MIIFSSSDETSLMLIMQVLKAYENASGQLVNKTKSVVYLHHLTDMEVVSKVERIRGIHRNDFPIIYLGCPIFYARRKLEFYQPLITKVMDKLQSWQGKLLSVGGRAVLISQVLQSMPMHLLSAVNPPNTVGGTSRHWAS from the exons ATGATTATCTTCTCATCCTCAGATGAAACAtctctgatgctgattatgcaagtGCTGAAGGCATATGAAAATGCATCTGGGCAGCTTGTTAACAAGACCAAATCAGTTGTGTACCTGCATCATTTGACAGACATGGAAGTGGTCAGCAAGGTAGAAAGGATCAGAGGCATTCATAGGAATGATTTCCCTATCATATATCTAGGTTGTCCGATATtttatgcaaggagaaagctggaATTCTATCAGCCCCTAATTACTAAGGTAATGGACAAACTGCAATCATGGCAGGGCAAGTTATTATCAGTAGGGGGCAGGGCAGTTCTCATATCCCAAGTATTGCAAAGCATGCCTATGCATCTACTATCAGCTGTAAACCCTCCAAA CACTGTAGGAGGAACTAGTAGGCATTGGGCTTCATGA